The genomic region GTTAGTTGATTATCATTCATACCCCCAACTAAGGAGTCACGACCATTTCCACCATCGAGTTCGTTACGTCCTCTACCACCATCGAGGAAGTCATTACCACCACCTCCTGTGAGGGTATCGTTACCACCACCTCCACTGAGGCGATCGCGTCCACGACCTCCTGTAAGCAAATCATCCCCTCGCAATCCCTTAAGGCGATCGTTAAAGGAAGTCCCTCTGAGAGTATCATCTTCTGTAGTTCCAGTGATCACCATCCTACCAATATCAATCACTTCTACCTCTGATAGTAAAGCTGCTCGCTCCAAAAATCCCGACTGGTCCAAACCCGGTTCGTCGGGGGCGATCGCCTGTATTTCCTCGATTACGTCGAACCCTTCGAGAACCCTACCAAATACTGCGAACTGTCCATTGAGAAAACTGAGTTCTTGTAGGGCAAAATAGAACTGGGTAGAAGCGGTATCAGGTTCAGTAGCGCGCGCCATGGCGATTACTCCCTGTTCGTGGGTCAATTCTGGTGTTACTCCTTCAGGAAGAGTTTGACTATAAAGAGGTTCATCGGCGCCACTGGGTTTAATTTCTAGAGGGATATTGCGTCTTTCACCTGTATCGGGGTCGACAAATCCTCCTGTTCCTAAGTTTTGAAAGGGAAAGTCAGGATCTTGACTTTGGGGATCTCCCCCCTGCACTACAAAGGGCTCAGGTTCTGTAACTACGCGATGAAATCTAGTATTTTCGTATACTCCACGGTCTACCAAATCAACAAAGTTACCCGCGGTGATGGGAGCGTTATCACCGTCTACTTCAACAACCACGGGTTCCCCATTAATGAG from Gloeocapsa sp. PCC 73106 harbors:
- a CDS encoding peptidylprolyl isomerase, encoding MTIALQGTATITMLINGEPVVVEVDGDNAPITAGNFVDLVDRGVYENTRFHRVVTEPEPFVVQGGDPQSQDPDFPFQNLGTGGFVDPDTGERRNIPLEIKPSGADEPLYSQTLPEGVTPELTHEQGVIAMARATEPDTASTQFYFALQELSFLNGQFAVFGRVLEGFDVIEEIQAIAPDEPGLDQSGFLERAALLSEVEVIDIGRMVITGTTEDDTLRGTSFNDRLKGLRGDDLLTGGRGRDRLSGGGGNDTLTGGGGNDFLDGGRGRNELDGGNGRDSLVGGMNDNQLTGGGGSDSFVFNRFDELFIDDDTVADVRPDSILDFTPEDDFIVLSLTDIHNDLSVGELPEELFALGSAPTNSQQRIIYDPNEGILSYDPDGDGDGLSVQLALLVGTPEINAAHILVS